A single region of the Streptomyces sp. NBC_00425 genome encodes:
- a CDS encoding sugar ABC transporter substrate-binding protein, whose product MKLAHTRSTAAAVSAVVAVLALTTACNRESTGSTSAGGDKPALGIDLPRSDSDFWNSYAQYLKGDIKTDGVNALPLSNSQNDVTKLVANVQVFQNTGAKAVVMAPQDTGAIASTLDTLASKKIPVVSVDTRPDKGDVYMVVRADNRAYGTKACEFLGKQLGGTGKVAEFQGALDSINGRDRSEAFAECMKTKFPKIKVFELPTDWKGDVASAKLQSLLAQHPDLNGVYMQAGGVFLQPTLALLEQKGLLKPVGQKGHISIVSNDGIPQEFDAIRKGQIDATVSQPADLYAKYALYYAEAAAEGKTFKPGATDHDSTIIKIPNGLEDQLPAPLVTKDNVDDKTLWGNNVG is encoded by the coding sequence ATGAAGCTCGCTCACACCCGCTCCACCGCCGCAGCCGTCAGCGCCGTCGTCGCGGTCCTGGCCCTAACCACCGCGTGCAACCGCGAGAGCACCGGCTCGACGTCGGCGGGCGGCGACAAGCCCGCCCTCGGCATCGACCTGCCGCGTTCCGACTCCGACTTCTGGAACTCCTACGCGCAGTACCTCAAGGGCGACATCAAGACGGACGGCGTCAACGCCCTGCCCCTGAGCAATTCGCAGAACGACGTCACCAAGCTGGTCGCCAACGTCCAGGTGTTCCAGAACACCGGAGCCAAGGCCGTCGTCATGGCTCCCCAGGACACCGGCGCGATCGCGTCGACCCTCGACACCCTCGCGTCGAAGAAGATCCCGGTGGTCAGCGTGGACACCAGACCCGACAAGGGCGACGTCTACATGGTCGTCCGCGCGGACAACCGCGCGTACGGCACCAAGGCCTGCGAGTTCCTCGGCAAGCAGCTGGGCGGCACGGGCAAGGTCGCCGAATTCCAGGGGGCGCTGGACTCGATCAACGGGCGCGACCGCTCCGAGGCGTTCGCGGAGTGCATGAAGACGAAGTTCCCGAAGATCAAGGTGTTCGAGCTGCCGACCGACTGGAAGGGCGACGTGGCCTCCGCCAAACTGCAGAGCCTGCTCGCCCAGCACCCCGACCTGAACGGCGTCTACATGCAGGCCGGCGGTGTCTTCCTGCAACCGACCCTGGCCCTGCTGGAGCAGAAGGGCCTGCTCAAGCCCGTCGGCCAGAAGGGCCACATCTCCATCGTCTCCAACGACGGCATCCCGCAGGAGTTCGACGCGATCCGCAAGGGCCAGATCGACGCCACCGTCTCCCAGCCCGCGGACCTCTACGCCAAGTACGCGCTGTACTACGCGGAGGCCGCCGCCGAGGGGAAGACCTTCAAGCCGGGTGCCACCGACCACGACTCCACCATCATCAAGATCCCCAACGGCCTCGAGGACCAGCTGCCGGCGCCGCTGGTCACCAAGGACAACGTGGACGACAAGACCCTGTGGGGCAACAACGTCGGCTGA
- a CDS encoding sugar ABC transporter ATP-binding protein, producing MADTATAPAAGPGTPAPVAEATGISKRFGATVALRDARIAVAPGESHALVGRNGAGKSTLVSILTGLQQPDTGSLRFSGEAAPAVGDIDAWRSRVACVYQRSTIIGELTVAENLFLNRQSGGAVRPIRWKQLRRRAEELLGEYGVAVDPAARARDLTVEQRQFVEIARALSFGARFIILDEPTAKLDARGIERLFDKLRDLQRQGVAFLFISHHLQEVYDLCTTVTVYRDAAHILTAPVAELGHQALVEAMTGESAGVVAGAGRPRADRTDAAELLTLEALTLPGACEDISLAVRSGEVVGLAGATASGNVQVGEAIAGLHRARTGRISVRGRTVRTGSVPSALAAGVGFVPEDRHLQGLVGNRSVAENATLTVTDQLGPFGTVLPARTRAFARNMIRDLDIKTPGAGTPVSALSGGNQQKVVVARALATVPDVLVAIRPTNGVDVKSKEFLLARIRQVADDDKAALIVSDELDDLKACDRVVVMFHGRVVAEFARGWKDEDVVAAIEGVSDGTTHVIASPLSASSGADEHGR from the coding sequence ATGGCGGACACCGCGACCGCCCCTGCGGCCGGCCCCGGCACCCCGGCCCCGGTGGCCGAGGCGACCGGCATCAGCAAACGATTCGGCGCGACCGTGGCACTGCGCGACGCCCGTATCGCCGTCGCCCCCGGCGAATCGCACGCCCTGGTCGGACGCAACGGCGCCGGCAAGTCGACACTCGTGTCCATCCTCACCGGTCTCCAGCAGCCCGATACCGGAAGCCTGCGATTCTCCGGCGAGGCCGCCCCCGCCGTCGGCGACATCGACGCCTGGCGCTCCCGCGTCGCCTGCGTCTACCAGCGTTCCACGATCATCGGTGAGCTGACCGTCGCGGAGAACCTCTTCCTCAACCGGCAGAGCGGCGGCGCCGTCCGGCCCATCCGCTGGAAGCAGCTGCGCCGGCGCGCCGAGGAGCTGCTCGGCGAGTACGGCGTGGCCGTCGACCCCGCCGCGCGAGCCAGGGACCTCACCGTCGAGCAGCGTCAGTTCGTCGAGATCGCGCGGGCCCTGTCCTTCGGCGCGCGCTTCATCATCCTCGACGAGCCGACGGCCAAACTCGACGCCCGTGGCATCGAGCGGCTGTTCGACAAGCTCCGCGACCTCCAGCGCCAGGGCGTCGCGTTCCTCTTCATCTCGCACCATCTGCAAGAGGTGTACGACCTCTGCACCACGGTCACCGTCTACCGCGACGCGGCCCACATCCTCACCGCGCCCGTCGCGGAGCTCGGACACCAGGCCCTGGTGGAGGCCATGACCGGCGAGTCGGCCGGCGTGGTCGCCGGCGCCGGCCGCCCCCGGGCCGACCGGACGGACGCCGCGGAACTGCTGACGCTGGAGGCGCTGACGCTGCCCGGCGCCTGCGAGGACATCTCCCTGGCGGTCCGCTCGGGCGAGGTCGTCGGGCTCGCCGGGGCGACGGCCAGCGGCAACGTGCAGGTGGGTGAGGCGATCGCCGGGCTGCACCGGGCCAGGACGGGCCGGATCTCGGTCCGCGGCAGGACCGTGCGCACCGGCAGCGTGCCGTCCGCGCTCGCCGCCGGGGTCGGATTCGTCCCCGAGGACCGCCACCTCCAGGGACTGGTCGGCAACCGCAGCGTGGCGGAGAACGCCACCCTGACCGTCACCGACCAGCTCGGCCCGTTCGGCACCGTGCTCCCCGCCCGGACCAGGGCGTTCGCCCGGAACATGATCCGCGACCTCGACATCAAGACGCCCGGAGCCGGCACCCCGGTCTCCGCCCTCTCCGGCGGCAACCAGCAGAAGGTCGTCGTCGCGCGCGCCCTGGCCACCGTCCCCGACGTGCTGGTGGCCATCCGGCCCACCAACGGCGTGGACGTCAAGTCCAAGGAGTTCCTGCTCGCCAGGATCCGGCAGGTCGCGGACGACGACAAGGCCGCGCTGATCGTCTCCGACGAGCTGGACGACCTCAAGGCCTGCGACCGGGTCGTCGTCATGTTCCACGGGCGGGTCGTCGCCGAGTTCGCCCGCGGTTGGAAGGACGAGGACGTCGTCGCCGCCATCGAGGGCGTCTCCGACGGCACCACCCACGTCATCGCGTCACCTCTGTCCGCCTCATCCGGCGCAGACGAGCACGGAAGGTAG
- a CDS encoding ABC transporter permease has translation MSATTDLTEPTASKAGPAGGDAVRRRVDLGRFRELSLVPAILVLGLIGFIVSPAFLTADNLIGVAQQSTELSLLVLATTFILIAGRMDLSLESTIGVAPVIAVWLVLPSSGGRFNGLGLLPEWTAVPLCLLVGALIGAVNGFLILKLRLNGFIVTLGALTMLRGLQVALSEGQSIVELPSSFTYLGKASWLGMPAAIWVCALLFAIGGSALAWLRHGRALYAIGGNAEAARTAGIRVDRIVWVVLILGSVLAAFAGILYSGHYGSISATQGSGWIFQVFAATVIGGVSLNGGKGSVFGALTGVLTLQLVVNVMTLAGVPPLWNQFLNGAIIIVALIISRFASGEKQE, from the coding sequence ATGTCCGCCACCACAGATCTCACCGAGCCCACCGCGAGCAAGGCCGGGCCGGCCGGCGGCGACGCCGTCCGGCGCCGGGTCGACCTCGGACGCTTCCGTGAGCTGTCCCTGGTCCCGGCCATCCTCGTCCTCGGCCTGATCGGGTTCATCGTCTCGCCGGCCTTCCTCACCGCCGACAACCTGATCGGTGTGGCCCAGCAGTCCACCGAGCTGAGTCTGCTGGTGCTCGCCACCACGTTCATCCTGATCGCCGGACGGATGGACCTGTCTCTGGAGTCCACCATCGGCGTGGCTCCCGTCATCGCCGTCTGGCTCGTACTGCCCTCCAGCGGCGGCCGGTTCAACGGGCTCGGCCTCCTCCCCGAGTGGACGGCCGTCCCGCTCTGCCTGCTGGTCGGCGCGCTGATCGGCGCCGTCAACGGCTTCCTCATCCTCAAGCTGCGCCTCAACGGCTTCATCGTCACGCTCGGCGCCCTGACCATGCTCCGCGGTCTGCAGGTCGCCCTCTCCGAAGGTCAGTCCATCGTCGAGCTGCCGTCGTCCTTCACCTACCTGGGCAAGGCGTCCTGGCTGGGCATGCCCGCCGCCATCTGGGTGTGCGCACTGCTCTTCGCCATCGGGGGCAGTGCACTGGCCTGGCTCCGTCACGGCCGGGCGCTCTACGCGATCGGCGGCAACGCGGAGGCGGCCCGTACCGCGGGCATCCGCGTCGACCGCATCGTGTGGGTCGTCCTCATCCTCGGCAGCGTCCTCGCCGCGTTCGCCGGCATCCTCTACAGCGGCCACTACGGCTCCATCTCCGCCACCCAGGGCAGCGGCTGGATCTTCCAGGTCTTCGCGGCGACCGTCATCGGCGGGGTCAGCCTCAACGGCGGCAAGGGCTCGGTGTTCGGCGCCCTCACCGGCGTCCTCACCCTGCAGCTGGTCGTGAACGTCATGACGCTGGCGGGCGTGCCTCCGCTGTGGAACCAGTTCCTCAACGGCGCCATCATCATCGTCGCCCTGATCATCTCCCGCTTCGCCTCCGGCGAGAAGCAGGAGTAA
- a CDS encoding MarR family winged helix-turn-helix transcriptional regulator: MAVELQILGRAVKAVQYRQHRALDSRLASIGSTLAQWDALRAVGRRPGASARELAAATFQSEQAFGTLAGRLAAQGLVDRRSGHGRRIEHHLTAEGRRLLKEGHLVADAVLAECFEGLAEAEREALLGLLLKIEGRGKGEDAPEGVAAE, from the coding sequence ATGGCCGTTGAACTACAGATCCTCGGAAGGGCCGTGAAGGCCGTTCAGTACCGCCAGCACCGGGCGCTCGACAGCCGCCTCGCGTCGATCGGCAGCACCCTCGCGCAGTGGGACGCGCTGCGGGCGGTCGGTCGCCGGCCGGGCGCCAGCGCTCGGGAGCTGGCGGCCGCAACGTTCCAGAGCGAGCAGGCGTTCGGCACACTCGCCGGACGGCTGGCGGCGCAGGGGCTGGTGGACCGGCGCTCCGGGCACGGCCGGCGCATCGAGCATCACCTCACCGCCGAGGGGCGGCGACTGCTGAAGGAGGGTCACCTGGTGGCCGACGCGGTGCTCGCCGAATGCTTCGAGGGGCTGGCGGAGGCCGAGCGGGAGGCGTTGCTGGGGCTGCTGCTGAAGATCGAGGGGCGGGGCAAGGGAGAAGACGCACCCGAGGGCGTGGCCGCCGAGTAG
- a CDS encoding alpha/beta fold hydrolase: MTSPLTLIESGPADGRPVLVLHGGGGPVTVAPIAEHFAATASTLLPTHPGWNGTPLPDDLSNVADLAADYLRLLRDRRLSDVLVVGSSLGGWIGAELAAADTEGLISGLIMLNAVGIEVAGEPVQDFFALDARGVAEHAFHDSERFYVDPATVPAERLAVAQANMAALRVFSGGPGMSDPGLRPRLAAVDVPTLVLWGESDRIATPAYGKEYAASFGNARFAAVAEAGHLPHLEQPARTFALLDAFAAQTARR, from the coding sequence ATGACTTCGCCACTGACACTCATCGAATCCGGCCCCGCCGACGGCCGCCCCGTCCTCGTTCTGCACGGTGGCGGAGGCCCCGTCACGGTCGCCCCGATCGCCGAGCACTTCGCCGCGACCGCCTCCACCCTGCTGCCCACCCACCCGGGCTGGAACGGCACCCCTCTACCCGACGACCTGAGCAACGTCGCCGACCTCGCCGCCGACTACCTCCGCCTGCTGCGCGACCGACGTCTGTCCGACGTCCTGGTCGTCGGCTCCTCGCTGGGCGGCTGGATCGGCGCCGAGCTGGCCGCGGCCGACACGGAAGGCCTGATCAGCGGACTGATCATGCTGAACGCGGTCGGCATCGAGGTCGCCGGCGAACCCGTCCAGGACTTCTTCGCCCTCGACGCGCGAGGCGTGGCCGAGCACGCGTTCCACGACTCCGAGCGCTTCTACGTCGATCCCGCGACCGTGCCGGCCGAGCGCCTCGCCGTCGCTCAGGCCAACATGGCCGCCCTGCGGGTGTTCTCCGGCGGCCCCGGCATGAGCGACCCCGGCCTGCGGCCCCGCCTCGCGGCCGTCGACGTCCCGACCCTCGTCCTGTGGGGCGAGAGCGACCGCATCGCGACGCCGGCCTACGGCAAGGAGTACGCCGCGTCGTTCGGGAACGCCCGCTTCGCAGCGGTCGCCGAAGCGGGCCACCTGCCCCACCTCGAACAGCCCGCACGCACCTTCGCCCTGCTCGACGCCTTCGCCGCACAGACCGCACGCCGCTGA